In one Solanum dulcamara chromosome 1, daSolDulc1.2, whole genome shotgun sequence genomic region, the following are encoded:
- the LOC129890198 gene encoding monooxygenase 2-like: MEMNEDIVIVGAGIGGLATSLALHRLGVRSIVLESSESLRTSGFALALWTNAWRALDALGVGDSLRQRSVHFTRFQAFSADSGLPTAEISLEADNKPDDYDSRCIKRQEIVETLEKELPPGTIKYSCRVISIEQSGIYKLLHLADKTILRTKVLIGCDGVNSVVAKWMGLPKPVVANRSAIRGYVEYPKAHGFEPKFCAYFGGGVRIGFLPCDHKSLYWFCTFTPSALDYDEKIEGSPTKMKQFVLSLASNVSKEAYNILERTSLDSLYCAKIKLRTPLNILMKDNIVKNNTCLVGDALHPMTPDIGQGGCSTLEDSVVLARCISEAIFAKKLEKDELCKRIKVGLEKYAKERKWRIFSLISTSYLVGLAQESNGKVISYLREKFLAQFTIETMLRMGDFDCGKLLT, encoded by the exons ATGGAGATGAATGAAGACATTGTCATAGTTGGTGCTGGAATTGGTGGACTTGCTACTTCTTTGGCACTTCACAG GTTGGGAGTGAGGAGCATAGTGTTGGAATCATCAGAATCTCTACGAACATCAGGATTTGCACTTGCTTTGTGGACCAACGCCTGGAGGGCATTGGATGCTCTTGGTGTTGGAGATTCCCTTAGACAACGGTCTGTCCACTTTACTCG GTTCCAAGCATTTTCAGCAGATTCAGGGTTGCCTACTGCTGAGATTTCCCTCGAGGCAGATAACAAACC AGATGATTACGACAGCCGTTGTATAAAAAGGCAAGAGATAGTGGAGACTTTAGAAAAAGAATTGCCTCCTGGAACTATTAAATATTCATGCCGTGTTATTTCCATTGAACAATCTGGAATATACAAATTGCTGCATCTCGCGGACAAAACTATTCTTCGAACCAAG GTGTTGATAGGATGTGATGGTGTGAACTCAGTGGTGGCTAAGTGGATGGGCCTTCCAAAACCAGTTGTCGCAAATCGTTCAgccattagaggatatgttgagtaCCCAAAAGCCCATGGATTTGAGCCCAAATTTTGTGCTTATTTTGGTGGTGGAGTTCGTATTGGTTTTCTTCCTTGTGATCACAAAAGCTTGTATTGGTTTTGCACTTTTACTCCATCTGCCCTAGATT ATGatgaaaaaattgaaggaaGTCCAACAAAAATGAAGCAATTTGTTCTAAGTTTGGCTAGCAATGTGTCAAAAGAAGCCTACAATATCCTAGAAAGAACTTCACTAGATAGCCTATATTgtgcaaaaataaaattaagaaccCCATTGAACATTTTAATGAAAGACAATATTGTCAAAAATAACACTTGTTTAGTTGGTGATGCCCTTCATCCAATGACACCTGATATTGGTCAAGGTGGATGTTCAACATTAGAAGATAGTGTTGTTCTTGCAAGGTGCATTTCAGAGGCTATTTTTGCAAAGAAATTAGAAAAGGATGAATTGTGCAAAAGAATTAAAGTTGGTTTAGAGAAATAtgcaaaagagagaaaatggaGGATTTTTAGCCTTATTAGTACTTCATATTTGGTTGGTTTGGCACAAGAAAGTAATGGCAAAGTGATTAGCTACTTAAGGGAGAAATTTTTGGCTCAATTTACTATTGAGACTATGTTGAGAATGGGTGATTTTGATTGTGGGAAACTATTGACATAA